The genomic DNA TCATCGGCGTCGCGAATAAGGGTTCCCGTACCGCGGTGAAAGTGGTCTCGGGGTCGGCGAGCGGCGCTACCGGGTCGCGGCGGGACGATAGTATACGTCCGTCGGTGACGTAGGAGCCGTATGGAAACCCGAACGCTCGCTCACCGCCTCCCGGACGCCGGATCGATCCTCACTGCGCTCGGCTTCGTCCTGCTGGTCAACCTCGTCGGTGCGCTCCCGAGCGTCTTCTTCTCGCCCGACACACCGTGGTTTCGGTCGCTCGAGAAGCCGTGGCTGTACCCGCCCACGATCGCGTTCCCGGTCGTCTGGACGCTGCTGTTTTCCCTGCTGGGCGTCGCGCTGTGGCTCGTCTGGCGCAGCGACGCCGACGGTCGTCGCCTCGCGCTGGGGCTGTTCGTCGGGCAGATGTCGTTGAACGTCGCCTGGACGCCCGCGTTCTTCGGGCTCGAGGCACCGCTGGTCGCGCTGGGGATCATCCTCGCGCTGTGGGCGTTCGTCGCCGGAACCGTCGTCGCGTTTCGACGGGTCGACCGCCGTGCGGCGGCGTTGCTGGTTCCCTACCTCGCGTGGGTGACGTTCGCGGCCGTCCTCAATTACGAACTCTGGCGATTGAACGCCTGAGCGACGCGTCGATCCCGTTCTCGAAACTCGGTTACTGCTCGTCGAGTGGGGGGAGCCACCACGTTAGCACCACTGCGACGGCGACGAACCCGGCCAACATGAGGTAGGCCTCGTCGAAGAACCCGCGATCGGCGAGCGCACCGAACAGAACCGGACTCAACGCCCCGATCGTCATGTAGACGGTCCGCAGGAAACCCAGCCCCGTCCCCTGCATGTCCGCCGGGAACGCCGTGGTCATGTACGGCAGCGTGATCGTGCCGTAGCCGAGGATGCTCGAGAGGAAGACGGTCCCGACGACGATCGGCCAAAACCCCTCGAGCACCGGTAGCGCGAGCAGCGAGAGGACGACGATCCCCAGCACGGGCGGGAGCGACTTCCGGATCCCGAACCGGTCGTACAGCCGGCCCGTCAGCGGCTGGACGACGATTCCCATCGCGAAGAAGGCGCTGAACAGGCCGGCGGCGACCCCCTCGGAGAAGCCCTTGATCTGGATCAGGTAGGTCGGGTAGAAGCCCGTAAACGCCTGCCAGACGCAGTAGGTCAGGACCTGGATCGCGGTCACGGTGACGATCTCGGGTCGGCGCAACTCCGAGCCGACGTAGCGGACCGTCTCGAGCGAGACGTTGTCGACGGCGCTCTCCGTGCTCGAGGTGCGCGCGGGGACGACCAGTCGAAGCCCGATCGCGACGACGGCGAAGGCCGGCACCGCGAGGCCGAAGCCGTACTGCCAGGCGTAGGCCGAGGCGATGCCGCCGGCCGCGAGGGGGAGGAGCGTGTTACCCGCCTGCCCGGCGGCCATCGTCACGCCGATCGCGGTGCCGTCGTTGTCGGGGTAGGTATCCGAGAGCGTCGTAAAGCGGGCGACGCCGTACAGCGCCGTTCCGAACCCGAACGCGGCCGTCGCGACGTACACCACGGGCGCGGAGCCGGCGACGGCGACGAGACCGAGGGTCACCGCGGAGATCACCGTGCTCGCGACGAGGACGTTCCCCTCGCCGAACCGGTCGGCGAGCAACCCGCCCGGGAGCTGGCCCAGCGCGTAGCAGAGCCAGAGGGCGGTCAGCAAGAAGCCGGCCGTCGTCAGGTCGAGGCCGTAGGCCCGCCGGAGAAAGGGGAGCAGGACGGGGTACGCGAGGCGGACGCCGATCGAGAGGAACCAGCCGGCGGCGACGGCGACCAGAATCTCGCCGCGGCCGTCCGTCAGGAAGGTCCGCACGGTCGCCAGACGGGTCCGCGCTTCGAGCAACGACACGGTTCGCTTCGCCCCTTCGTCGGGGACGGCCTTGAGCGGCCCAGAACGGTACGGCTTTGCCGTTACCGGAACCGCACGCTACGCCGGAATCGGTCCGAACTCGAGGGCCAGATACGCCAGACAGGCGGCGTAGATCGGGATGGTCAGGTTGTCGTCGACGATGTAGGTGCGGATCTCGAGGGTCACGCCGTCGGCCAGCGTCGCGCCCAGCGCGGCGGCCATCCCGGCCACGAGTCCCATGAAGGGGATCGCGATCGCCGTCGAGACGAGAAACATCGTGACGAGGACCTTCGGCGGCTTGACTCGCTGGAGGCTGTTGTCCGAGACGGCCCCGCTGATCGGATCGCCCAGCGAGAGCATCAACATCGCGGGGAGGGCGATGTCCTGCTGGAAGACCACGACGACGGCGGCCATGCTGATCATGTACAGCGCGTAGCCGGCAGGGTTGTCCTGTTCGTACTCGCGCGTGAGCACGTCGTAGAGCCGCCAGTCGAGTCCGATCTGGAGCCGGATGAACTCGAGGATGAGCGTGCCGGTCGCCAGAACGACCATGAAAATCTTGAACCGGCCCCACGTGAGCCCGAGATCGAGAGCGTCCGCGAGCAAGTAGAGGGCGACTAGCCCGGAGCCGCTGGCGTGGACGAGTCGCCGCTTCAGTTCGTCGGCCATCACTTCGTGCCTCGGGGGAGGTGACCTTCAGTCCGTCGGTTAGTTCTCCCGATACCTATATATTATTTAAAGGACGGAACGCGATCGATATCGATTCCCGCCACGTCGTCGGGCGTCTCCGTTCGATTCCGGTCGGTCGCGTCGCTTACTCCTCGAGGTCCTCGAACTCGCGGTCGCCGGCGCGGATCGCCGACAGCGTCTCCGGCAGCGCCGCGGCGGGGAGTCGCTTCTGGTCGGTCGTGTCCCGCTCGCGGACCGTGACCGTCGTCGCCTCGTCCTCGAGCGTCTCGTAGTCGACCGTCACGCAGAACGGGGTCCCGACCTCGTCCTGTCGGCGGTAGCGCCGGCCGATGTTGCCCGAGTCGTCGTAGGTGACCGACAGGCCGGCTTCGCGGAGGTCCGCGGCGATCTCCCGCGCTTCGTCCTCGAGGTCGTCGTCGTTTTGCAGCGGGAACACGCCGACGAACGTGGGCGCGACTTCCGGCTCGAGCTCGAGGAAGGTGCGCTCCTCGCCGGCGACCTCGTCCTCGCGGTAGGCGTGGTGGAGGACGGTGTAGACCAGCCGGTCCACGCCGAAGGAGGGTTCGATCACGTGCGGGACGATGTGCTCGCCTGCCTCCGTCTGCTCCTCGACCGAAAAGTCGGTCTTGTCGACGGGAATTTCGTGGGTCTCGCCCTCGAGGTCGATCTCGACGCTGTCCCCGTCGAACGCCGACCGCTCGCGGGCTGCGAGCTCCTCGAGTTTCTGGACGACGGCCTGCGCGTCGCCGCCGAACTCCGGCCCGAGGTAGCTCATGTCGGGATCGACGGTGGCGCGCTCGACGGTCTTGGGTTCGTCGTACTGCTTGAAGATCGTAAACCGGTCGCCGGAGTGTTCGGCGTGCTTCGAAAGGTCGTAATCGCTCCGGTAGGCGAAGCCGGCCATCTCGATCCAGTTGCCGTCGATTTCGCTCTCCGCGTCCCAGCAGTCGGCCGCGTAGTGGGCGCGTTCGCCCGAGAGATGCTGACGGAACCGGAACCGGTCCATGTCGACGCCGACGGCGTCGTACCAGGGCTTGGCGACGCCGAGGAAGTACG from Natrinema salaciae includes the following:
- a CDS encoding TspO/MBR family protein, translated to METRTLAHRLPDAGSILTALGFVLLVNLVGALPSVFFSPDTPWFRSLEKPWLYPPTIAFPVVWTLLFSLLGVALWLVWRSDADGRRLALGLFVGQMSLNVAWTPAFFGLEAPLVALGIILALWAFVAGTVVAFRRVDRRAAALLVPYLAWVTFAAVLNYELWRLNA
- a CDS encoding MFS transporter, whose translation is MSLLEARTRLATVRTFLTDGRGEILVAVAAGWFLSIGVRLAYPVLLPFLRRAYGLDLTTAGFLLTALWLCYALGQLPGGLLADRFGEGNVLVASTVISAVTLGLVAVAGSAPVVYVATAAFGFGTALYGVARFTTLSDTYPDNDGTAIGVTMAAGQAGNTLLPLAAGGIASAYAWQYGFGLAVPAFAVVAIGLRLVVPARTSSTESAVDNVSLETVRYVGSELRRPEIVTVTAIQVLTYCVWQAFTGFYPTYLIQIKGFSEGVAAGLFSAFFAMGIVVQPLTGRLYDRFGIRKSLPPVLGIVVLSLLALPVLEGFWPIVVGTVFLSSILGYGTITLPYMTTAFPADMQGTGLGFLRTVYMTIGALSPVLFGALADRGFFDEAYLMLAGFVAVAVVLTWWLPPLDEQ
- a CDS encoding diacylglycerol/polyprenol kinase family protein, whose translation is MADELKRRLVHASGSGLVALYLLADALDLGLTWGRFKIFMVVLATGTLILEFIRLQIGLDWRLYDVLTREYEQDNPAGYALYMISMAAVVVVFQQDIALPAMLMLSLGDPISGAVSDNSLQRVKPPKVLVTMFLVSTAIAIPFMGLVAGMAAALGATLADGVTLEIRTYIVDDNLTIPIYAACLAYLALEFGPIPA
- the glyS gene encoding glycine--tRNA ligase; translation: MSEQDHAETAANEPDATSEKLVELAKRRGYFFQSSGAYGGVGGFYTFGPQGAALKGNVEDAWRDRFAVAEGNMEIDAPTIMPEPVFEASGHLEGFDDMLVECPECGESHRADHVVEDDTEYEDAESLPIPEVEEVIAEYELVCPSCGAGLAGQAVEAFNLMFATNIGPGDSQPGYLRPETAQGIFVEFPRLKEYARNRLPFGVTQIGRAYRNEISPRRSIIRTREFTQAELEYFIDPEENEPALEQVADVEVTLYPASEQNAEDGTEIETTIGAAVDDGTITSPWVAYFLGVAKPWYDAVGVDMDRFRFRQHLSGERAHYAADCWDAESEIDGNWIEMAGFAYRSDYDLSKHAEHSGDRFTIFKQYDEPKTVERATVDPDMSYLGPEFGGDAQAVVQKLEELAARERSAFDGDSVEIDLEGETHEIPVDKTDFSVEEQTEAGEHIVPHVIEPSFGVDRLVYTVLHHAYREDEVAGEERTFLELEPEVAPTFVGVFPLQNDDDLEDEAREIAADLREAGLSVTYDDSGNIGRRYRRQDEVGTPFCVTVDYETLEDEATTVTVRERDTTDQKRLPAAALPETLSAIRAGDREFEDLEE